The following coding sequences lie in one Arachis hypogaea cultivar Tifrunner chromosome 9, arahy.Tifrunner.gnm2.J5K5, whole genome shotgun sequence genomic window:
- the LOC112709325 gene encoding disease resistance protein RML1A, with protein MELFPSSPKKYDVFVSYKGGDTQINFINNLNSALTQAGIKIYIDSYLRTGDAIWPPLREAIDNSSVALVIFTKGYASSKWCLEELGKILECRRTEGMGVIPLFYNVDPCDVRNQSGTYGEAFAKHERCLLLDEKDNIINKEDVQKKLSQWKGALTEAANISGWYTRSNKNQSQVIEKMVGDVLEMLELRFPKELKSKDLVGFDKILKEMQLLLSRNRGNLLVGNVQVIGICGMSGIGKTTIAKILFSQQFPLYDSVCFIENMKEASQNIESLKEKMVSELLKDENQNSKESTLLIGKRLSNKKIFVVLDDVDNLEQLEVLCEEFKYASPESKLIITTRNKDLLRGIMVDEYDVYEIKTWSFEESLELFCSSAFKSKHPKKGYEDLAKRAVDYAGGVPLALNVLGSSLGDRSIEFWERELDKVENYSCDRIQKVLRVSYEGLHDLEKKIFLDIAFFFKDESKDFVERVLNACGFYATGGLKVLEDKALITISDGNKIKMHGLVQDLALSIVREGIEDHGKRSRLRDIAEISSVLECKNKGSDAVEGIKLDLSQIDDLHLNANAFSIMTELRFLKLHTPCGKISGNMDYPIVLDQFSSKLSYLEWNGYRLKSLPESFCATKLVEIRMVQSHITELWHGVKNLVNLEGIDLSECKYLENLPDLSKASKLKWLNLSDCESLVELHPSVLSLDTLETLILNGCKKLKSLKSEKHFRSLKKVSVEGCTSLKEFALSSDKMESLELKNAGIEQLHSSIGLSSNLRYLNLEGLRFQNVPNELSSLTSLAELRISDCKELVLEKQKLQALFDGLRSLRLLHLKDCSNLLELPENISVLSKLCELRLDGSGVETLPESIKHLSLLEILSLENCLNLRQLPELPTTIKELTAANCKSLVTVPTLKTLATMMTGREKFVSFENCTKLDGSSLCRIAEGAELSSMNAAFQNVFVRSKGASGASCHNYNFVKVCSPGSRVPEQFTYRSRESSFKVKIPSHSNILGMVLSVLISPSEGIKNHGARIFCQCYDADGRKVGYATRWFHEATKDLKGDHVFVWYDALHFDSIVKSLEEQEIIFEFFVANELGERDVLNVLPKECGVRLIFDSELHNLLRNLELDFESKWELGLRLGSELGLEMGSELRLELESQQHRPISMATERFYFNEDESDGLYNEEHVHQSERKGIHNIKMFSVEDMIVSMTSSNATRIKY; from the exons atggaGTTGTTTCCTTCTTCTCCAAAAAAATATGATGTTTTTGTGAGCTACAAAGGCGGGGACACCCAAATCAACTTCATTAATAACCTAAACTCAGCACTTACTCAAGCAGGCATTAAAATATACATTGATAGTTACCTCCGAACCGGAGATGCAATATGGCCGCCGCTTCGCGAAGCCATCGACAACTCCAGCGTAGCCCTTGTAATCTTCACAAAGGGCTACGCGTCTTCCAAATGGTGTTTGGAAGAACTTGGGAAGATACTCGAATGCCGAAGAACCGAAGGAATGGGGGTTATACCTCTGTTTTACAATGTTGATCCTTGTGATGTACGGAATCAGAGTGGAACATACGGAGAAGCATTTGCAAAACATGAACGGTGCTTGTTGTTGGATGAAAAAGACAACATCATCAACAAAGAAGATGTTCAGAAGAAACTGTCTCAATGGAAAGGTGCACTCACTGAAGCTGCTAATATATCTGGATGGTACACTCGAAGCAATAA GAACCAATCTCAAGTCATTGAGAAAATGGTCGGAGATGTATTGGAAATGTTGGAGTTAAGGTTCCCTAAGGAACTAAAATCCAAAGACCTTGTTGGATTTGACAAAATCCTCAAAGAGATGCAATTGTTGCTGTCAAGAAACAGAGGTAATTTGTTAGTTGGAAATGTTCAAGTAATCGGAATTTGCGGTATGAGCGGAATAGGTAAAACAACCATCGCAAAAATCCTTTTTTCCCAACAATTTCCCTTATATGACAGTGTTTGCTTCATAGAAAATATGAAAGAAGCATCACAAAACATAGAATCTTTAAAAGAGAAGATGGTTTCTGAGCTTCTAAAGGATGAAAATCAAAACTCTAAAGAATCCACATTATTAATTGGAAAGAGGCTTAGTAACAAAAAGATTTTTGTTGTGCTTGATGATGTGGATAATTTAGAACAATTAGAAGTATTGTGTGAAGAGTTTAAATATGCAAGTCCAGAGAGTAAACTCATTATAACTACAAGAAATAAGGATTTGCTTAGGGGAATAATGGTTGATGAATATGATGTTTATGAGATTAAGACATGGAGCTTTGAAGAATCTCTAGAGCTCTTTTGCTCGAGTGCCTTCAAGAGCAAGCATCCGAAGAAAGGATACGAGGATCTTGCGAAAAGGGCGGTTGATTATGCCGGTGGTGTTCCGTTGGCTTTGAACGTTTTGGGTTCGAGTCTTGGTGATAGAAGCATTGAATTTTGGGAGAGGGAATTGGATAAGGTCGAGAACTATTCTTGTGACCGGATTCAAAAGGTGTTGCGAGTGAGCTATGAAGGACTACATGATCTTGAGAAGAAAATATTTCTAGACATTGCATTCTTTTTCAAAGACGAGAGTAAAGATTTTGTGGAAAGGGTTTTGAATGCTTGCGGTTTCTATGCTACCGGTGGTTTGAAGGTCCTTGAAGATAAAGCTCTCATAACCATTTCAGATggcaacaaaataaaaatgcatggTTTGGTGCAAGATTTGGCTTTGAGTATTGTTCGTGAAGGCATCGAAGATCATGGAAAACGTAGCCGGTTGAGAGACATTGCTGAAATTTCTAGTGTACTTGAATGCAAAAATAAG GGGAGTGATGCTGTTGAAGGTATAAAGTTAGATTTGTCACAAATTGACGATCTACACTTAAATGCTAACGCATTTAGCATCATGACTGAactaagatttttgaaattgcatACTCCCTGTGGTAAGATTTCGGGTAACATGGACTATCCTATTGTCCTTGATCAATTTTCTTCCAAGTTGAGTTATCTTGAGTGGAACGGATACCGCTTAAAGTCTCTTCCAGAAAGTTTCTGTGCTACGAAGCTTGTCGAGATTCGAATGGTCCAGAGCCACATAACAGAACTTTGGCATGGGGTTAAG AATCTTGTGAATTTAGAGGGAATTGATCTAAGTGAGTGCAAATATTTGGAGAATCTTCCAGATCTGTCCAAGGCATCTAAACTCAAATGGTTGAATCTTTCTGATTGTGAGAGCTTGGTTGAGCTTCATCCATCCGTTTTGTCTCTTGACACGCTTGAAACTTTGATCCTCAATGGCTGTAAGAAACTCAAGAGTTTAAAGAGCGAGAAGCATTTCAGATCTCTCAAGAAAGTCAGTGTGGAGGGATGCACCAGTCTGAAGGAGTTTGCGCTGTCCTCCGATAAGATGGAGAGCTTGGAACTGAAGAATGCAGGAATAGAACAACTGCACTCGTCGATAGGGCTTTCGAGCAACCTTAGATATCTGAATCTAGAAGGTTTGAGATTCCAGAATGTTCCAAATGAGCTATCATCCCTTACAAGCCTTGCGGAACTAAGAATTTCTGATTGCAAAGAACTAGTTCTTGAAAAACAGAAATTGCAAGCATTGTTTGATGGTCTAAGATCTCTAAGATTGCTGCATTTGAAGGATTGTTCAAACTTGCTTGAACTTCCTGAAAACATTAGCGTGTTGTCCAAGTTATGTGAGCTGAGACTAGACGGAAGCGGCGTAGAAACGTTGCCTGAAAGCATCAAGCATCTTTCGCTGCTCGAAATTCTTTCCTTAGAGAATTGCTTGAACCTCAGGCAACTGCCAGAGCTTCCAACAACCATCAAAGAATTAACCGCCGCTAACTGCAAATCGTTGGTGACAGTTCCCACTTTGAAGACTCTTGCAACCATGATGACAGGGCGAGAGAAGTTCGTGTCGTTTGAGAATTGCACGAAACTAGACGGATCTTCGCTCTGCCGGATAGCGGAAGGTGCAGAGTTATCATCAATGAATGCCGCTTTTCAGAATGTGTTTGTAAGAAGCAAAGGCGCCAGCGGTGCCAGCTGTCACAACTACAACTTTGTTAAGGTGTGTTCACCAGGAAGCAGAGTCCCGGAGCAGTTCACATACCGAAGCAGAGAGTCCTCTTTCAAAGTCAAAATTCCTTCACACTCCAACATTTTGGGAATGGTTTTGTCTGTGCTTATTTCGCCAAGCGAAGGAATCAAGAACCATGGTGCCAGAATATTTTGTCAGTGCTATGATGCTGATGGTAGAAAAGTGGGGTATGCTACTAGGTGGTTCCATGAAGCTACCAAGGATTTGAAAGGTGATCATGTTTTTGTTTGGTATGATGCACTTCATTTTGATAGCATTGTTAAAAGCcttgaagaacaagaaattatTTTTGAGTTCTTTGTTGCAAATGAATTGGGGGAACGTGATGTGTTAAATGTTCTTCCAAAAGAGTGTGGGGTGCGCTTGATTTTTGACTCAGAGTTGCACAATCTTTTGAGGAATTTGGAGTTGGATTTTGAATCCAAGTGGGAGCTAGGGTTGCGGTTAGGTTCGGAGTTGGGATTGGAGATGGGATCAGAGCTAAGGTTGGAGTTGGAGTCACAACAACATAGACCAATCTCAATGGCAACTGAGAGATTTTATTTCAATGAGGACGAAAGCGATGGATTATACAATGAAGAACACGTTCATCAGAGTGAAAGAAAGGGGATACACAATATCAAGATGTTCTCAGTGGAAGATATGATTGTTTCTATGACTTCTTCAAATGCGACCCGCATAAAGTATTAG